One window from the genome of Halostella litorea encodes:
- a CDS encoding aldo/keto reductase, with product MATGQGTWDYRDRFGDSFGRTYFRRYGDGVVSSVGVGTYLGDPTDAVDEGYYEAVRTALESGVNVVDTAINYRCQRSERVVGRALADADVDRDAVLVATKGGFVPFDGERPADPGRYVREEYVETGLVDRDDLVRGSHCIAPAYLDDQVDRSLSNLDVETVDLYYVHNPETQLAERSRDEVYDRLEAAFRRLEERVAAGDLSAYGVATWEAFRVPPDHEQYLSLPEVVSRARAAADAAGNETTGFSAIQLPFNVVMADAFTVEAHESPDGPTSALAFAREAGINVFASASLAQGQLAESIPEDVAERLAGDTTAQRAINFARSAPGITCALVGASGPDHVAENAAAGTFDPMGADAFDAVFE from the coding sequence ATGGCAACCGGGCAGGGAACCTGGGACTACCGGGACCGCTTCGGCGACTCGTTCGGTCGCACGTACTTCCGCCGGTACGGCGACGGCGTCGTCTCCAGCGTCGGCGTCGGCACGTACCTCGGGGACCCGACCGACGCGGTCGACGAGGGCTACTACGAGGCGGTCCGAACCGCACTGGAGAGCGGCGTCAACGTCGTAGACACGGCGATAAACTACCGCTGTCAGCGGAGCGAGCGCGTCGTCGGACGCGCGCTCGCGGACGCCGACGTGGACCGCGACGCCGTCCTCGTCGCCACGAAGGGCGGGTTCGTCCCGTTCGACGGCGAGCGCCCGGCCGATCCGGGGCGGTACGTCCGCGAGGAGTACGTCGAGACGGGACTCGTCGACCGCGATGACCTGGTCCGGGGGAGCCACTGCATCGCGCCGGCGTACCTCGACGACCAGGTCGACCGATCGCTGTCGAACCTGGACGTCGAGACGGTCGACCTCTACTACGTCCACAACCCCGAGACGCAACTCGCCGAGCGGTCGCGCGACGAGGTGTACGACCGGCTGGAGGCGGCGTTCCGCCGGCTGGAGGAGCGCGTCGCGGCCGGCGACCTGAGCGCCTACGGCGTCGCGACGTGGGAGGCGTTCCGCGTGCCGCCGGACCACGAGCAGTACCTCTCGCTCCCGGAAGTCGTTTCTCGGGCGCGGGCCGCCGCCGACGCCGCAGGCAACGAGACGACCGGCTTCTCCGCGATACAGCTGCCGTTCAACGTGGTCATGGCCGACGCGTTCACCGTCGAGGCCCACGAGTCGCCGGACGGCCCGACGAGTGCGCTGGCCTTTGCCCGCGAGGCGGGGATCAACGTCTTCGCGAGCGCGAGCCTCGCACAGGGGCAACTCGCCGAATCGATCCCGGAGGACGTGGCCGAGCGGCTGGCCGGCGACACGACGGCCCAGCGGGCCATCAACTTCGCGCGGAGCGCGCCCGGCATCACCTGCGCGCTGGTCGGGGCGAGCGGCCCGGACCACGTCGCGGAGAACGCTGCCGCCGGGACGTTCGACCCCATGGGCGCGGACGCGTTCGACGCCGTCTTCGAGTGA